The following coding sequences are from one Thermostaphylospora chromogena window:
- a CDS encoding malate dehydrogenase yields the protein MPETPVKVTVTGAAGQIGYALLFRIASGQLLGSDIPVELRLLEIPQAVKAAEGTAMELDDCAFPLLRGIEITDDPNVAFDGANVALLVGALPRKAGMERKDLLEANGGIFGPQGKAINDHAADDVRVLVVGNPANTNALIARSHAPDVPASRFTAMTRLDHNRALSQLAKKLDVPVTDIKKMTIWGNHSSTQYPDLFHAEVGGKIAAELVDETWLRETFIPTVAQRGAAIIQARGASSAASAANAAIDHVYDWYNGTAAGDWTSAAIVSDGSYGVPEGLVSSFPVTSRGGDWEIVQGLEIDAFSRERIDASVQELIEEREAVRALGLI from the coding sequence ATGCCCGAGACTCCCGTCAAGGTAACCGTCACCGGCGCCGCCGGTCAGATCGGCTATGCGCTGCTCTTCCGCATAGCGTCCGGCCAGCTTCTCGGATCCGACATCCCGGTCGAATTGCGCCTTCTGGAGATTCCGCAGGCGGTCAAGGCCGCCGAGGGCACCGCGATGGAGCTCGACGACTGCGCGTTCCCTCTGCTCCGTGGCATCGAGATCACCGACGACCCCAACGTCGCCTTCGACGGTGCCAACGTGGCCCTGCTGGTCGGCGCGCTGCCGCGTAAGGCGGGCATGGAGCGGAAGGACCTGCTGGAGGCCAACGGCGGCATCTTCGGCCCGCAGGGCAAGGCCATCAACGACCACGCCGCCGACGACGTGCGCGTCCTGGTGGTGGGCAACCCGGCCAACACCAACGCGCTCATCGCCCGGTCGCACGCGCCCGACGTGCCCGCCTCCCGCTTCACCGCGATGACCCGCCTCGACCACAACCGCGCGCTGTCCCAGCTCGCCAAGAAGCTCGACGTGCCGGTCACCGACATCAAGAAGATGACGATCTGGGGTAACCACTCCTCGACGCAGTATCCCGACCTGTTCCACGCCGAGGTCGGCGGCAAGATCGCCGCCGAGCTGGTGGACGAGACGTGGCTGCGCGAGACGTTCATCCCCACGGTCGCCCAGCGGGGCGCGGCCATCATCCAGGCGCGCGGCGCCTCCAGCGCGGCCTCGGCCGCCAACGCCGCCATCGACCACGTCTACGACTGGTACAACGGCACCGCGGCCGGCGACTGGACCTCCGCCGCCATCGTCTCCGACGGCTCCTACGGCGTCCCGGAGGGCCTGGTCTCCTCCTTCCCGGTCACCTCCCGCGGCGGCGACTGGGAGATCGTCCAGGGGCTGGAGATCGACGCGTTCTCCCGCGAGCGCATCGACGCGTCGGTCCAGGAGCTGATCGAGGAGCGCGAGGCCGTCCGCGCTCTGGGCCTGATCTGA
- the galE gene encoding UDP-glucose 4-epimerase GalE — protein MKLLVTGGAGYIGSVVAAQLVEAGHEVVVLDDLSTGHADAVPAGARFVHGSITEAAQVLDGAGFDAVLHFAAKSLVGESVEKPGLYWSNNLGGTLALLEAMRGAGVRRIVFSSTAATYGEPERTPILETDPTRPTNPYGASKLAVDTALTTFAGLHGLGAISLRYFNVAGAYTAADGHVYRERHAVETHLIPNVLAVALGRRATVSVFGTDYPTPDGTCVRDYIHVADLARAHLLALDACVEGRHAIYNLGNGTGFSVREVITACREVTGHEIPADVSDRRPGDPAVLVASSERIQRELGWKPEHTDLRTIVAHAWEAMRAA, from the coding sequence GTGAAGCTGCTCGTCACCGGGGGCGCCGGATACATCGGAAGCGTGGTCGCCGCGCAGCTCGTCGAGGCGGGGCACGAGGTGGTGGTGCTCGACGACCTGTCCACCGGCCACGCCGACGCGGTCCCCGCCGGCGCCCGGTTCGTGCACGGGTCGATCACCGAGGCGGCGCAGGTGCTCGACGGCGCGGGCTTCGACGCGGTGCTGCACTTCGCGGCCAAGTCGCTGGTCGGCGAGTCGGTGGAGAAACCCGGCCTGTACTGGTCCAACAACCTCGGCGGCACGCTCGCGCTGCTGGAGGCCATGCGGGGCGCGGGCGTGCGGCGCATCGTCTTCTCTTCAACGGCCGCGACCTACGGCGAGCCGGAGCGCACGCCGATCCTGGAGACCGATCCGACCCGGCCCACCAACCCCTACGGCGCGTCCAAGCTCGCCGTGGACACCGCGCTGACGACCTTCGCCGGACTGCACGGACTGGGCGCGATCAGCCTGCGCTACTTCAACGTCGCCGGCGCGTACACCGCTGCCGACGGCCACGTCTACCGCGAGCGGCACGCCGTCGAGACCCATCTCATCCCCAACGTCCTGGCCGTCGCGCTCGGGCGACGCGCGACGGTCAGCGTCTTCGGCACCGACTACCCCACCCCGGACGGCACGTGCGTGCGCGACTACATCCACGTCGCCGACCTGGCCCGCGCCCACCTGCTGGCCCTGGACGCCTGCGTCGAGGGCCGGCACGCCATCTACAACCTCGGCAACGGCACGGGCTTTTCGGTGCGGGAGGTCATCACGGCCTGCCGCGAGGTCACCGGACACGAGATCCCCGCCGACGTGTCGGACCGCCGCCCCGGCGACCCGGCGGTGCTGGTGGCCTCCTCCGAACGGATTCAGCGAGAGCTGGGCTGGAAGCCGGAGCACACCGACCTGCGCACCATCGTCGCCCACGCCTGGGAGGCCATGCGGGCCGCGTGA
- a CDS encoding hemolysin family protein, translating into MNVFANIALVLLFVLIGGFFAAAEMAMVSLRESQVGKLSQRGRRGALVAKLARDPNRFLSAVQIGVTVATMLSAAFGADTLATELAPALTEWGLPERVAMPAALVLVTLAISYVSLVLGELAPKRVARQRAEGLSLVVAPVLDGLARLSRPVIWALSVSTDLIVRLLGGNPETDREEMSTEELRDMVIGHQQLPADERRLIMEVFAAGERQLREVMLPRTEVEFMAADTTLAEAAVLAATMPHSRFPVYRDSYDDIIGFVHVRDLLDPVLTGRVEPISEIVRIRPVKFVPASKRVLPTLSEMRDEGQHLAIVVDEYGGTAGIVTLEDLVEELIGDIRDEYDLVAEQAVRLAAGKIEIDGLTNLDDVAAETGIRLPEGPYETLGGFVMAALGRLPALGDRVEIPGFVLTVIEMDGRRIARVRFERRIAASLDRQAAQGTEAGTTKTPQEETGDTCAGDTPKTGAHRAGTPARRHGSGEDAGKP; encoded by the coding sequence GTGAACGTCTTCGCCAATATCGCGCTGGTCCTGCTCTTCGTCCTGATCGGCGGCTTCTTCGCGGCGGCCGAGATGGCCATGGTGTCCCTGCGGGAGAGCCAGGTCGGCAAGCTCAGTCAACGCGGCCGCCGGGGCGCCCTGGTGGCCAAGCTCGCGCGCGATCCCAACCGCTTCCTGTCGGCCGTCCAGATCGGTGTGACGGTCGCGACCATGCTGTCGGCCGCGTTCGGCGCCGACACCCTCGCCACCGAACTCGCCCCGGCCCTGACCGAGTGGGGCCTGCCGGAGAGGGTGGCGATGCCCGCAGCGCTGGTGCTGGTCACCCTCGCCATCTCCTACGTGTCCCTGGTGCTGGGCGAGCTGGCGCCCAAGCGGGTGGCGCGCCAGCGCGCCGAGGGCCTGTCGCTCGTCGTGGCCCCCGTGCTGGACGGCCTGGCGAGGCTGTCCCGCCCGGTCATCTGGGCGCTGTCGGTCTCCACCGACCTGATCGTGCGCCTGCTCGGCGGCAACCCCGAGACCGACCGCGAGGAGATGAGCACCGAGGAGCTGCGTGACATGGTGATCGGGCACCAGCAGCTCCCCGCGGACGAACGGCGGCTCATCATGGAGGTCTTCGCCGCGGGTGAGCGGCAGCTGCGCGAGGTGATGCTGCCGCGCACCGAGGTGGAGTTCATGGCGGCCGACACCACGCTCGCCGAAGCGGCGGTCCTGGCCGCGACCATGCCGCACTCGCGCTTCCCCGTCTATCGCGACTCCTACGACGACATCATCGGCTTCGTGCACGTCCGCGACCTGCTCGACCCGGTGCTCACCGGCCGTGTGGAGCCGATCAGCGAGATCGTGCGCATCCGCCCGGTCAAGTTCGTTCCGGCCAGCAAACGCGTGCTGCCCACCCTGTCGGAGATGCGCGACGAGGGGCAGCACCTGGCGATCGTCGTGGACGAGTACGGCGGCACGGCCGGCATCGTCACCCTGGAGGACCTGGTCGAGGAGCTGATCGGCGACATCAGAGACGAGTACGACCTCGTCGCCGAGCAGGCGGTGCGGCTGGCCGCGGGCAAGATCGAGATCGATGGGCTGACCAACCTCGACGACGTCGCCGCGGAGACCGGCATCCGGCTGCCCGAGGGGCCGTACGAGACGCTGGGCGGCTTCGTCATGGCCGCGCTCGGACGGCTGCCCGCGCTGGGGGACCGGGTGGAGATCCCGGGGTTCGTCCTCACCGTGATCGAGATGGACGGCAGGCGTATCGCCCGGGTGCGCTTCGAACGGCGGATCGCCGCCTCCCTCGACCGGCAGGCCGCGCAGGGGACCGAAGCGGGCACGACGAAGACGCCGCAGGAGGAGACGGGCGACACGTGCGCGGGCGACACGCCGAAGACCGGGGCGCACCGGGCCGGGACGCCCGCGCGGCGGCACGGTTCGGGCGAGGACGCCGGAAAACCGTGA